One window of Prochlorococcus marinus XMU1408 genomic DNA carries:
- the atpH gene encoding ATP synthase F1 subunit delta, producing MPLLNTITTPYAEAFLQVAESRNEVDEVVTQAKSILELWKSCPEFSDAMSSPVLEVNQKKAALEKLFSSQVTSSFLNLLKLLADRQRIGLLNSVLERLLEIYREQRNIALATITSATALNEDQQSELLKKVQSIAGTDNLEIDLKVDSELLGGFVVNVGSKVIDASIAGQVRRLGLALAKVS from the coding sequence ATGCCACTACTTAATACTATTACTACTCCATATGCGGAAGCATTCCTTCAAGTCGCTGAGAGTCGAAACGAAGTGGATGAAGTAGTAACTCAAGCTAAATCTATTTTAGAACTCTGGAAATCTTGCCCTGAATTTAGTGATGCAATGTCATCTCCTGTTCTAGAGGTTAATCAAAAGAAAGCCGCTTTAGAAAAGCTTTTTTCTAGTCAGGTAACTTCTTCTTTCTTAAATCTCCTAAAGCTTTTAGCAGATAGACAAAGAATTGGATTGTTGAATTCTGTTTTAGAAAGATTATTGGAAATCTATCGAGAACAAAGAAATATTGCTTTAGCAACAATTACTTCAGCTACAGCTCTAAATGAAGATCAACAATCAGAGCTACTCAAGAAAGTACAATCTATAGCTGGTACAGATAATTTGGAAATCGATCTCAAAGTCGACTCCGAATTGCTTGGTGGCTTTGTGGTCAATGTTGGATCAAAGGTCATTGATGCCAGCATTGCAGGTCAAGTCAGGCGACTTGGTCTTGCTTTGGCCAAGGTCAGTTAA
- a CDS encoding F0F1 ATP synthase subunit B, giving the protein MTSLIFASEGFGLNLNIFETNILNLAVVVFGLYKFLPGFLGKILERRRTTILSDLKDAEERLAKAQDSLSQAKDELSSAKQKAEKIRNDCKARAEAIRLESEKRTVEEMARIKQGAASDLNAEAARVTSQLRKEAAELAIEKALAMLPKKLDSNTQDNFLKQSIKNIGDN; this is encoded by the coding sequence ATGACTTCTTTAATTTTCGCTTCAGAAGGCTTTGGCCTTAATTTAAATATTTTTGAGACCAACATTCTCAACTTAGCAGTTGTTGTTTTTGGCCTCTACAAGTTCTTGCCAGGTTTTTTAGGGAAAATCCTTGAAAGACGAAGAACAACCATCCTTTCAGACTTGAAAGATGCCGAAGAACGTCTAGCTAAAGCACAAGATTCTCTTTCACAAGCTAAAGACGAACTTTCTTCCGCAAAGCAAAAAGCAGAAAAAATCAGAAATGATTGCAAAGCGAGAGCCGAAGCAATTCGTCTAGAGAGTGAAAAAAGGACTGTTGAAGAAATGGCAAGAATTAAACAAGGCGCTGCATCTGACCTCAATGCTGAAGCTGCAAGAGTGACTTCTCAATTAAGAAAAGAGGCTGCAGAACTAGCTATTGAAAAAGCATTAGCAATGCTTCCTAAAAAATTAGATTCAAATACTCAAGATAATTTTCTTAAACAGTCAATTAAAAATATCGGAGACAACTGA
- a CDS encoding F0F1 ATP synthase subunit B', which produces MPTLFLFGASEGGLFDFDATLPLMAVQVVLLTFILNALFFKPVGRVVEEREDYVNTSRAEAKKKITEVELLETELKDQLKEARLEAQKVILEAEQDSENLYKEALALATSEANASREKARREIDAQRDDALNQLKSEANNLGDLIVERLLAKK; this is translated from the coding sequence ATGCCAACTTTGTTTTTGTTTGGTGCCTCTGAGGGAGGTCTGTTTGATTTCGATGCAACTCTTCCGCTGATGGCGGTTCAGGTTGTATTACTTACTTTCATACTTAATGCTCTTTTCTTCAAGCCTGTTGGACGGGTAGTTGAAGAAAGAGAGGATTATGTAAATACAAGTCGGGCAGAAGCAAAGAAAAAAATTACTGAGGTTGAACTCCTAGAGACTGAACTAAAAGATCAGCTTAAAGAAGCTCGTCTTGAAGCTCAAAAGGTGATTCTTGAAGCAGAGCAGGATTCTGAGAATCTTTATAAAGAAGCTCTTGCTCTTGCTACTTCAGAAGCAAACGCATCGAGAGAGAAAGCTCGTAGAGAGATTGATGCACAAAGAGATGACGCTCTTAATCAACTCAAAAGCGAAGCTAACAATCTTGGTGATTTGATCGTTGAAAGACTCTTGGCAAAAAAATGA
- the atpE gene encoding ATP synthase F0 subunit C, protein MDSITTAASVVAAGLAVGLGAIGPGIGQGSAAQGAVEGIARQPEAEGKIRGTLLLSFAFMESLTIYGLVVALVLLFANPFAG, encoded by the coding sequence ATGGATTCCATTACCACCGCCGCATCAGTTGTTGCAGCTGGTTTAGCTGTAGGCCTTGGCGCAATAGGCCCTGGTATCGGTCAGGGTAGTGCTGCACAAGGAGCAGTAGAGGGTATAGCCCGTCAACCAGAAGCTGAAGGAAAAATCAGAGGTACTTTGCTTCTTTCTTTCGCTTTCATGGAATCACTTACCATTTATGGGCTTGTGGTTGCATTGGTGCTTCTCTTTGCTAACCCTTTTGCTGGTTGA
- the atpB gene encoding F0F1 ATP synthase subunit A, with amino-acid sequence MGSLPFVFPFAELEVGQHLYWQIGNFRIHGQVFMTSWLLIGALLALVVIGTKKMERDPKGVQNLLEFLWDYIRDLARTQIGEKVYRDWMPFIGTLFLFIFVSNWGGALVPWKLIELPSGELGAPTADINTTVALALLVSLSYFYAGLSNKGLRYFEYYVHPTPIMLPFKIVEDFTKPLSLSFRLFGNILADELVVAVLVFLVPLVLPVPVMFLGLFTSAIQALIFATLAAYYIGEAVEEHH; translated from the coding sequence ATGGGTTCTTTGCCATTTGTTTTTCCTTTTGCTGAGTTAGAGGTGGGCCAACATCTCTATTGGCAAATTGGAAATTTTAGAATTCACGGCCAAGTCTTTATGACTTCATGGCTTCTAATAGGCGCTTTGCTTGCCTTAGTGGTCATTGGAACTAAAAAAATGGAACGTGATCCAAAAGGTGTACAGAATCTTTTGGAATTCCTTTGGGATTACATTCGTGATCTTGCAAGAACTCAAATTGGAGAAAAGGTTTATAGAGATTGGATGCCTTTCATCGGAACCCTCTTTCTGTTCATTTTTGTGAGCAATTGGGGCGGAGCATTAGTTCCCTGGAAGCTGATCGAATTACCAAGTGGTGAACTTGGCGCTCCTACAGCTGACATAAATACAACTGTTGCTTTAGCACTACTGGTATCTCTCTCATATTTCTATGCGGGGTTGAGCAATAAAGGTTTGCGTTACTTCGAGTATTACGTTCACCCAACGCCAATAATGCTCCCATTCAAAATTGTGGAGGATTTTACAAAGCCCCTTTCGTTATCTTTCCGTTTATTTGGAAACATTTTGGCAGATGAACTTGTTGTAGCGGTACTCGTTTTTCTAGTACCTCTTGTTCTTCCAGTTCCAGTTATGTTTCTAGGCTTGTTTACTAGTGCTATTCAAGCTCTGATTTTTGCAACTCTTGCTGCTTATTACATCGGGGAAGCAGTTGAAGAGCATCATTAA
- a CDS encoding ATP synthase subunit I, which translates to MASEIVEDCSSRDPLLDIDLSDSSSGVKSDEFLELQFRVFRLAFLLTIFSVGIAGFFWGTQASASLFIGALSGIFYFRLLARGVGKLGTSSKIVGKVQLLVPVLLVLASSRFPQLDLIPALLGFLLYKPALIIQFLAMP; encoded by the coding sequence GTGGCATCTGAGATTGTTGAAGATTGCTCAAGTCGTGATCCTCTTCTGGATATTGACTTGTCGGACTCATCGTCCGGAGTCAAATCAGACGAATTTCTTGAACTTCAATTTCGAGTATTTCGTCTGGCATTTTTATTGACCATTTTTTCTGTTGGCATAGCAGGTTTCTTTTGGGGAACACAGGCTAGTGCAAGCCTATTTATTGGTGCTTTATCAGGAATTTTTTATTTTCGCTTGCTTGCTCGCGGAGTTGGAAAATTAGGTACTTCATCAAAAATCGTCGGTAAAGTCCAGTTGCTAGTCCCGGTCCTTTTGGTTTTGGCATCTTCTAGATTTCCTCAACTTGATTTGATTCCGGCACTATTAGGATTTTTGCTTTATAAACCAGCGTTAATTATTCAGTTTCTAGCTATGCCATAG